From Electrophorus electricus isolate fEleEle1 chromosome 8, fEleEle1.pri, whole genome shotgun sequence, the proteins below share one genomic window:
- the si:ch211-215i13.3 gene encoding brain and acute leukemia cytoplasmic protein yields MGCGGSRADAIEPRYQESWTRETESTWLTSTDAETPNGVTSKIPAGECSGPLKENPKQSGTSVEARPSLSFRERRMVNAGIQCETQPLSSGICTDQQRRSHRSCCVEQTNDPKLRLSKEMTVLSKDISPRRDVAVHSVKLCDEHSSTH; encoded by the exons ATGGGTTGCGGTGGAAGCCGAGCAGATGCCATCGAACCGAGATATCAGGAAAGCTGGACCAGGGAGACGGAATCGACATGGCTCACCAGTACTGATGCTGAGACCCCAAATGGCGTTACCAGTAAGATTCCTGCTGGGGAATGTAGCGGTCCTTTGAAGGAGAACCCAAAACAATCAG GCACAAGTGTGGAGGCTagaccttctctctcttttagagagagaagaatggtTAATGCTGGCATACAGTGTGAAACGCAGCCCTTGTCCTCGGGCATCTGTACAGATCAGCAACGAAGGTCCCACCGTAGCTGTTGTGTTGAG caAACAAACGACCCAAAGTTGAGGCTTTCCAAGGAAATGACGGTTCTCTCAAAGGATATTTCTCCCCGCAGGGATGTAGCTGTGCACTCAGTAAAGCTATGTGACGAACATTCGTCCACgcattaa